A single region of the Triticum dicoccoides isolate Atlit2015 ecotype Zavitan chromosome 2B, WEW_v2.0, whole genome shotgun sequence genome encodes:
- the LOC119364940 gene encoding GEM-like protein 7 has product MEKAGHEHVIGIPVSSTAIGIEEPEFTGDDAKYLTNTRAGGKSSRRTGDKFARGIKEHVILGPKLYETVRGKLSLGARILQAGGVEKVFQRWFSVEKGEKLLKASHCYLSTTAGPIAGMLFVSTEKVAFRSDRSLALTSPKGDTVRVPYKVAVPLRRVKAARPSENQHRPEQKYVQLVTDDGFEFWFMGFVSYQASLQHLEQAISAAGGGMKVQSSRAAGTGSGTRLRPTAA; this is encoded by the exons ATGGAGAAGGCAGGACACGAGCATGTGATCGGCATCCCGGTGAGCAGCACTGCTATCGGCATCGAGGAGCCCGAGTTCACCGGCGATGATGCAAAGTATTTGACGAACACGCGTGCCGGTGGGAAATCGAGCCGCAGGACCGGAGACAAGTTCGCTCGTGGCATCAAAGAACATG TGATTCTCGGCCCAAAGCTGTACGAGACCGTGAGGGGAAAGCTGTCGCTGGGCGCCAGAATCCTCcaggccggcggcgtggagaaagTCTTCCAGCGGTGGTTCTCGGTCGAGAAGGGCGAGAAGCTCCTCAAGGCCTCGCACTGCTACCTGTCCACCACCGCCGGCCCGATCGCCGGGATGCTCTTCGTATCCACggagaaggtggccttccgcagcgACCGGTCACTGGCGCTGACCTCGCCCAAGGGCGACACAGTGCGGGTGCCGTACAAGGTGGCCGTCCCGCTGAGGAGGGTGAaggcggccaggccgagcgagaacCAGCACCGGCCGGAGCAGAAGTACGTCCAGCTGGTGACCGACGACGGCTTCGAGTTCTGGTTCATGGGCTTCGTCAGCTACCAGGCGTCCCTGCAGCACCTCGAGCAGGCCATCAGCGCGGCTGGGGGTGGGATGAAGGTGCAGTCGTCGCGGGCCGCGGGTACCGGGAGCGGGACGCGCTTGCGGCCTACCGCGGCGTGA